The following are encoded together in the Tepidiforma bonchosmolovskayae genome:
- the recF gene encoding DNA replication/repair protein RecF (All proteins in this family for which functions are known are DNA-binding proteins that assist the filamentation of RecA onto DNA for the initiation of recombination or recombinational repair.) → MFIFDLELVNFRNYVRAHIRLDRGLNLFIGDNAQGKSNLLEAIYLLSTLRSSRASQDSDLVRRDILESDFPVARLACQVERAAGNLALELAIVGRTVDPAHRAGKRVRVNGVLRKASEAVGQLCAVLFTTLDIDIVAGPPLMRRRYLDMMISQVDRGYLRAMQKYARVVQQRNSLLKRIQAREAQAHELAFWDQELAHAGGTIYWARADALGHLAIQAEQQMERLSDGLESLTLIYRPSIGGLDQYDAPIDDAEWTGRMLKALQAARQKEIAAGATLVGPHRDDVEILIDGMPADAFASRAQQRTAALALRLAEASYLRRALGDDPVVLLDDVLSELDARRRRALLEYIDTFQQTLVTTADPDRLRDIYTRASGRFVVNAGTITRFEGE, encoded by the coding sequence GTGTTTATCTTCGACCTCGAGCTCGTTAACTTCCGGAACTACGTCCGCGCCCATATCCGCCTCGACCGCGGCCTCAACCTCTTCATCGGCGATAACGCCCAGGGCAAGAGCAACCTCCTCGAGGCCATCTACCTCCTCTCCACCCTCCGCTCCAGCCGCGCCAGCCAGGATTCCGACCTCGTCCGCCGCGACATCCTCGAGTCCGACTTCCCCGTCGCCCGCCTCGCCTGCCAGGTCGAACGCGCCGCAGGCAACCTCGCCCTCGAACTCGCCATCGTCGGCCGCACCGTCGACCCGGCCCACCGCGCCGGCAAGCGCGTCCGCGTCAACGGCGTCCTCCGCAAGGCCTCCGAAGCCGTCGGCCAGCTCTGCGCCGTCCTCTTCACCACCCTCGACATCGACATCGTCGCCGGCCCCCCGCTCATGCGCCGGCGCTACCTCGACATGATGATCTCCCAGGTCGACCGCGGCTACCTCCGCGCCATGCAGAAGTACGCCCGCGTCGTCCAGCAGCGCAACAGCCTCCTCAAGCGCATCCAGGCCCGCGAAGCCCAGGCCCACGAACTCGCCTTCTGGGACCAGGAGCTCGCCCACGCCGGCGGCACCATCTACTGGGCCCGCGCTGATGCCCTCGGCCACCTCGCCATCCAGGCCGAACAGCAGATGGAGCGCCTCTCCGACGGCCTCGAATCCCTCACGCTCATCTACCGGCCCTCCATCGGCGGGCTCGACCAGTACGATGCTCCCATTGACGACGCCGAGTGGACCGGCCGCATGCTCAAGGCCCTCCAGGCCGCCCGCCAGAAGGAGATCGCCGCCGGCGCTACCCTCGTCGGGCCCCACCGCGACGATGTCGAAATCCTCATCGACGGCATGCCCGCCGACGCCTTCGCCTCCCGCGCCCAGCAGCGCACCGCGGCCCTCGCCCTCCGCCTCGCCGAAGCCAGCTACCTTCGCCGCGCCCTCGGCGACGACCCCGTCGTCCTCCTCGACGACGTCCTCAGCGAACTCGACGCCCGCCGCCGCCGCGCACTCCTCGAGTACATCGATACCTTCCAGCAGACCCTCGTCACCACTGCCGACCCCGACCGTCTCCGCGACATCTACACCCGCGCCTCAGGCCGCTTCGTCGTCAACGCCGGCACCATCACCCGCTTCGAAGGCGAATAG
- a CDS encoding HpcH/HpaI aldolase/citrate lyase family protein — MPRHPNEVLFEGEKPFPIIPTCEHFAGTEERIAKALELQNRMGGVFDITMDCEDGAPTGREREHAEMVVRMQNSPLNQHNMAGVRIHDYTHEHWKADVDIIVPAAGERIAYITIPKTVRARELAEMIDYIRNTAARAGIRREIPIHALIETHGALREVWEIATLPNVQVLDFGLMDFVSAHHGAIPSYAMRSPHQFDHALLRRAKAEMVAAALANGVVPAHNVTLELKDTEFIYNDARRARMEFGFLRMWSIYPAQIEPITRAMAPSHDEVEEAQAILLKAYAADWGPIQHEGNLHDRATYRYYWETLQRARIQNVPLSDKVMRAFFPDAVAAQN; from the coding sequence ATGCCACGTCACCCGAACGAGGTTCTTTTCGAGGGCGAAAAGCCGTTCCCCATCATCCCGACCTGCGAGCACTTCGCCGGGACGGAGGAGCGCATCGCGAAGGCGCTCGAGCTGCAGAACAGGATGGGGGGCGTCTTCGACATCACGATGGACTGCGAGGACGGCGCGCCGACCGGCCGCGAGCGGGAGCACGCGGAGATGGTGGTGCGGATGCAGAACAGCCCGCTGAACCAGCACAACATGGCGGGCGTGCGGATTCACGACTACACGCACGAGCACTGGAAGGCGGACGTCGACATCATCGTGCCGGCGGCGGGCGAGCGGATTGCCTACATCACGATCCCGAAGACGGTGCGGGCGCGGGAGCTCGCGGAGATGATCGACTACATCCGGAACACGGCTGCGAGGGCCGGCATCCGGCGGGAGATTCCGATCCATGCGCTGATCGAGACGCACGGTGCGCTGCGGGAGGTGTGGGAGATTGCGACGCTGCCGAACGTGCAGGTGCTCGACTTCGGGCTGATGGACTTCGTGAGCGCGCACCACGGGGCGATCCCGTCGTATGCGATGCGGTCGCCGCACCAGTTCGACCACGCACTGCTGCGGCGCGCGAAGGCGGAGATGGTGGCTGCGGCGCTGGCGAACGGGGTGGTGCCGGCACACAACGTGACGCTGGAGCTGAAGGACACGGAGTTCATCTACAACGACGCGCGGCGGGCACGGATGGAGTTCGGCTTCCTGCGGATGTGGAGCATCTACCCGGCGCAGATCGAGCCGATCACGCGGGCGATGGCGCCGTCGCACGACGAGGTGGAGGAGGCGCAGGCGATCCTGCTGAAGGCGTATGCGGCTGACTGGGGCCCGATCCAGCACGAGGGGAACCTGCACGACCGGGCGACCTACCGGTACTACTGGGAGACGCTGCAGCGGGCGCGCATCCAGAACGTGCCGCTGAGCGACAAGGTGATGCGGGCGTTCTTCCCGGACGCGGTCGCGGCCCAGAACTGA
- a CDS encoding DUF2269 family protein, giving the protein MNSYRILLYLHIAPVVVGLGTTFAFPILQAAGEAQGTGATRFAIRTTERLEKLIVNPAVVLLFLMGLGLIFDDHTGYRDDFPLWLGVAIAWFLAAFALSNVVQRRNLSRALQLLDGTPDDAPLPAAYLAHAPRIRIVGAILGASALGILFLMVWKPGQ; this is encoded by the coding sequence ATGAACTCCTATCGCATCCTCCTCTACCTCCATATCGCGCCGGTCGTCGTTGGGCTCGGCACAACCTTCGCCTTCCCCATCCTGCAGGCCGCCGGCGAGGCCCAGGGCACCGGAGCCACCCGCTTCGCCATCCGCACCACCGAACGGCTCGAAAAGCTCATCGTGAACCCGGCCGTCGTCCTCCTCTTCCTCATGGGGCTTGGCCTCATCTTCGACGACCACACCGGCTACCGCGACGACTTCCCCCTCTGGCTCGGCGTCGCCATCGCCTGGTTCCTCGCGGCCTTCGCCCTCTCCAACGTCGTCCAGCGCCGAAACCTCTCCCGCGCCCTCCAGCTCCTCGACGGCACCCCCGACGATGCGCCCCTCCCCGCAGCCTACCTCGCCCACGCCCCGCGCATCAGGATCGTCGGCGCCATCCTCGGGGCGTCTGCCCTCGGCATCCTCTTCCTGATGGTCTGGAAGCCCGGCCAGTAG
- a CDS encoding putative bifunctional diguanylate cyclase/phosphodiesterase, with translation MRFRPGSGWRVPLAWLWASLFGAAAIGGPAIHAALFAPGRLELAAEAGAAVASAGLAAAAADRVIRRPLLGLRTALLQVQAGDLDLEAPPSPVREIDELGADLHRSLASLQVSTDSLIYRAFHDPLTDLPNRAMFLAAFARALSDERRPNRVAILFMDVDRFKYLNDTLGHGVGDQLLSVFAQRLVGAAEGHMVARLGGDEFTVLVRGEGAASEAVRVARRVLQALRRPFSVAGQEMFVTSSIGIAVNGAEDRTTTELLRKADVALYRAKSEGRARFVVYSAELDADPAERFDLDNGLRRAVERNELQLLYQPIVDLETGALVGMEALLRWNHPHRGVLSPATFIAVAEETGEIVRIGNWVMEEACRETARVQQLRPGLPLTVSVNISAAEFRQADLPGRVRRILESTGLEPHALTLELTESVLLHDTAAAMASLDELGRLGVGLALDDFGTGYSSLSYLQRLPVDTLKIDQSFVGRLGADPASGPLTRAIVEMGHALGMRVVAEGVETEWQLAYLREIGCQLGQGRLFAGPLAAEQFRRLAASLRPAAAWGPLLKTG, from the coding sequence ATGCGGTTTCGACCGGGAAGCGGCTGGCGGGTGCCACTCGCCTGGCTGTGGGCCAGCCTCTTTGGAGCGGCGGCCATCGGCGGGCCGGCCATCCACGCGGCGTTGTTTGCCCCGGGGCGGCTGGAACTCGCTGCTGAAGCCGGGGCCGCCGTGGCGAGCGCGGGGCTGGCAGCCGCGGCTGCGGACCGGGTGATTCGGCGGCCGCTGCTCGGGCTCCGCACGGCACTGCTCCAGGTGCAGGCGGGCGACCTCGACCTCGAGGCGCCGCCCTCACCGGTACGCGAGATCGACGAACTGGGTGCCGACCTCCATCGGTCGCTGGCCTCGTTGCAGGTTTCGACCGACTCGCTCATCTACCGGGCATTCCACGACCCGCTGACGGATCTGCCGAACCGCGCGATGTTCCTTGCGGCCTTTGCGCGGGCATTGAGCGACGAGCGGCGGCCGAACCGGGTCGCCATCCTGTTCATGGACGTCGACCGGTTCAAGTACCTGAACGACACGCTCGGCCATGGGGTGGGCGACCAGCTGCTCTCGGTGTTCGCGCAGCGGCTGGTGGGCGCGGCTGAGGGCCACATGGTGGCCCGCCTGGGCGGGGATGAATTTACGGTTCTGGTGCGCGGCGAGGGCGCGGCATCGGAGGCGGTGCGGGTGGCCCGCCGGGTGCTGCAGGCGCTGCGGCGCCCGTTCTCAGTGGCCGGGCAGGAGATGTTCGTCACCTCGAGCATCGGGATTGCGGTCAACGGCGCGGAGGACCGGACAACGACCGAGCTGCTGCGGAAGGCGGACGTTGCGCTCTACCGGGCCAAGTCGGAAGGGCGTGCACGATTCGTTGTCTATTCCGCGGAGCTGGACGCGGACCCTGCTGAGCGGTTCGACCTGGACAACGGGCTGCGACGGGCGGTGGAGCGGAACGAGCTCCAGCTTCTCTACCAGCCGATTGTGGACCTGGAAACCGGCGCGCTGGTGGGGATGGAGGCGCTGCTCCGGTGGAATCACCCGCACCGGGGTGTGCTTTCGCCGGCGACGTTCATTGCGGTCGCTGAGGAGACTGGCGAGATTGTGCGGATTGGGAACTGGGTGATGGAGGAAGCCTGCAGGGAAACGGCGCGTGTTCAGCAGCTCCGGCCGGGTCTGCCGCTGACCGTGAGCGTCAATATCTCGGCCGCCGAGTTCCGGCAGGCTGACCTTCCGGGGCGCGTCCGGCGGATCCTGGAGTCGACGGGGCTGGAACCGCATGCGCTGACACTCGAGCTCACCGAGAGTGTCCTGCTCCACGATACCGCTGCCGCGATGGCGAGCCTCGACGAGCTGGGGAGGCTCGGCGTCGGACTGGCGCTGGACGATTTCGGGACGGGGTACTCGTCGCTGAGCTATCTGCAGCGGCTGCCGGTCGACACGCTCAAGATTGACCAGTCGTTCGTGGGCCGCCTGGGGGCGGACCCGGCATCGGGGCCGCTCACCCGGGCGATTGTGGAGATGGGGCACGCACTGGGGATGCGGGTGGTGGCGGAGGGGGTCGAGACGGAGTGGCAGCTCGCGTATCTGCGGGAGATCGGGTGCCAGCTTGGGCAGGGGCGGCTGTTTGCGGGCCCGCTGGCCGCCGAGCAGTTCCGCCGGCTGGCGGCTTCGCTCCGGCCGGCGGCTGCGTGGGGGCCGCTGCTGAAGACGGGGTGA
- a CDS encoding DUF192 domain-containing protein — MNPPPAPGAERLRSIALPFVFVLFIVACARDAEAPSRPVVVIEQGSARAAVTVELAVTPQQRAQGLMYRRALDPDAGMLFIFQADSRSGFWMRNTYIPLDIAYISADLTVVDIRQGTPLDETILTPSAPYRYVLEVNRGWFAAHGLGVGARVTLPPGLP; from the coding sequence GTGAACCCGCCGCCTGCCCCCGGAGCCGAACGCCTGCGCAGCATCGCCCTTCCGTTTGTCTTTGTGCTGTTCATCGTTGCCTGCGCCCGCGACGCCGAGGCACCGTCACGGCCCGTCGTCGTCATCGAGCAGGGCAGTGCCCGCGCTGCGGTCACCGTCGAACTTGCCGTCACGCCCCAGCAGCGCGCCCAGGGCCTGATGTACCGCCGCGCGCTCGACCCCGATGCCGGCATGCTCTTCATCTTCCAGGCCGACAGCCGCTCCGGCTTTTGGATGCGCAACACCTACATCCCGCTTGATATCGCCTACATCAGCGCCGACCTCACGGTCGTCGACATCCGCCAGGGCACCCCGCTCGACGAAACCATCCTCACGCCCTCGGCCCCCTATCGCTACGTTCTCGAGGTCAACAGGGGCTGGTTCGCCGCCCACGGCCTCGGCGTCGGCGCCCGCGTCACCCTCCCGCCCGGCCTCCCCTGA
- a CDS encoding DMT family transporter — protein MGELAALLAALTWSATSVALTSLSTRTSPVVLSGLRLGFGALAMPLILWASGESSTIADAPLSTVAQVVASGALGYGLGDTLYILALNRLGMQRTFPVSMALYIGLTVIFGVLLLDEPFSWGLPAGALLIGAGISLIVIPAAAPDRVPPPAVAVPDAAPVLVRPAPVCATPGPAGYALLGGVGITWAAATLWLAAASGDLGAIAAGTIRTPAGAVALLGFALAFQRPALAAPLRDPRRLGAIALAGFVGTTIGSLLYVYAVVTAGAARTAILSSTSPLLALPLSIAFLGERLTRRILAGTLLCVAGIVLVVL, from the coding sequence ATGGGTGAACTCGCGGCCCTCCTCGCTGCCCTCACCTGGTCGGCCACGAGCGTCGCCCTCACGTCACTCTCCACCCGCACCTCGCCCGTCGTCCTCTCCGGCCTCCGCCTCGGCTTCGGCGCCCTCGCCATGCCGCTCATCCTCTGGGCCAGCGGCGAATCCTCCACCATCGCCGATGCCCCGCTTTCGACGGTCGCCCAGGTCGTCGCCTCCGGCGCGCTCGGCTACGGCCTCGGCGACACACTCTACATCCTCGCCCTCAACCGCCTCGGCATGCAGCGCACCTTCCCCGTCTCGATGGCCCTCTACATCGGCCTCACCGTCATCTTCGGCGTCCTCCTCCTCGATGAGCCCTTCTCCTGGGGTCTGCCCGCGGGCGCTCTCCTCATCGGTGCGGGCATCTCGCTGATCGTCATCCCGGCCGCCGCGCCGGACCGCGTCCCTCCACCGGCCGTCGCCGTACCCGACGCGGCCCCGGTGCTCGTCCGTCCCGCGCCCGTTTGCGCCACGCCCGGCCCGGCAGGCTACGCCCTCCTCGGCGGCGTCGGCATCACCTGGGCAGCCGCAACCCTCTGGCTCGCCGCCGCCAGCGGCGACCTCGGCGCCATCGCCGCCGGCACCATCCGCACCCCGGCCGGCGCCGTCGCCCTCCTCGGCTTCGCCCTCGCCTTCCAGCGGCCCGCCCTGGCGGCGCCGCTCCGCGACCCCCGCCGCCTCGGCGCCATCGCCCTCGCCGGCTTCGTCGGCACGACCATCGGCAGCCTGCTGTACGTCTATGCCGTGGTCACCGCCGGCGCAGCCCGCACGGCCATCCTCTCCTCCACCTCGCCCCTCCTGGCCCTGCCGCTCTCCATCGCCTTCCTCGGCGAACGGCTCACCCGCCGCATCCTTGCTGGAACCTTGCTCTGCGTGGCTGGTATCGTCCTCGTGGTCCTGTGA
- a CDS encoding site-2 protease family protein, which produces MGLRSFRLGALFGIPLLVNPSWFLLAGLTTWFLATQFYPAAFEGASRWTHLWMAGASVAAFFASIVLHELAHSMVARRFRIPVKSITLFVFGGVAQITREAARPLQELLMALAGPLMSLALGAAFAGSWWLLGGRADRGIDYVLVWLAIMNMALGLFNLLPAFPMDGGRVFRAALWLVTRNHALSTGIAAWTGRGFAWGMAGLGLLAVLGRDVVVADSVAGGAWLVLIGLFLENAARQSLVQNRLVRELAQYRAEDVMVADAPVVDARQPVGPLARGALELNPRAVYLVSDGDRLAGVLSGYELRAVPEPLWDSTPAGAVMVPKDALRATARDRLVSDVLLEMEMEELLHMPVVENGRVIGIVARDRIVGLLRQAGLLGTARA; this is translated from the coding sequence ATGGGGCTGCGCTCGTTCCGGCTGGGGGCGCTGTTCGGTATTCCGCTGCTCGTGAACCCGAGCTGGTTTCTGCTGGCCGGGCTGACGACGTGGTTCCTCGCCACCCAGTTCTACCCGGCGGCCTTCGAAGGTGCGTCGCGGTGGACGCATCTCTGGATGGCGGGGGCGAGCGTCGCGGCCTTTTTCGCGTCGATCGTGCTGCATGAGCTGGCCCACAGCATGGTGGCGCGGCGGTTCCGCATCCCGGTGAAGAGCATCACGCTGTTCGTCTTCGGCGGGGTTGCGCAGATTACTCGGGAGGCGGCGCGGCCGCTGCAGGAGCTGCTGATGGCGCTCGCGGGGCCGCTGATGAGCCTGGCGCTTGGCGCGGCGTTTGCGGGGAGCTGGTGGCTGCTGGGCGGGCGGGCAGACCGGGGCATCGACTACGTGCTCGTGTGGCTGGCGATCATGAACATGGCGCTCGGGCTGTTCAACCTGCTGCCGGCCTTTCCGATGGACGGCGGGCGGGTGTTCCGGGCTGCGCTCTGGCTGGTGACGCGGAACCACGCGCTTTCGACCGGCATCGCAGCGTGGACCGGGCGCGGCTTCGCGTGGGGGATGGCCGGGCTCGGCCTGCTGGCGGTCCTCGGGCGCGATGTGGTCGTCGCGGATTCGGTGGCAGGCGGGGCGTGGCTGGTGCTGATCGGGCTGTTCCTCGAGAACGCGGCGCGGCAGTCGCTTGTGCAGAACCGGCTGGTCCGTGAGCTGGCGCAGTACCGCGCTGAGGACGTGATGGTGGCAGATGCGCCGGTGGTGGATGCGCGGCAGCCGGTGGGGCCGCTGGCGCGCGGCGCGCTCGAACTGAACCCGCGGGCGGTCTACCTCGTGAGCGACGGGGACCGGCTGGCCGGGGTGCTCTCGGGCTACGAGCTGCGGGCCGTTCCGGAGCCGCTGTGGGACAGCACGCCGGCGGGAGCGGTGATGGTCCCGAAGGATGCGCTGCGGGCGACGGCGCGGGACCGGCTGGTTTCGGACGTGCTGCTGGAGATGGAGATGGAAGAGCTGCTCCATATGCCGGTGGTGGAGAACGGGCGGGTGATCGGCATCGTGGCGCGGGACCGGATTGTGGGGCTGCTGCGGCAGGCGGGGCTGCTCGGCACGGCCCGGGCGTAG
- a CDS encoding MurT ligase domain-containing protein has product MTPVRTMGAVAAAKLTGAATRALRRGSGTALPGLVATRIDPGVVARLGRQLGGGRVLVTGTNGKTTTARLLAAMLHAAGRGYVHNREGSNLVRGFASTLAARADWRGQIPGAAQLTGLFETDEATFPAAVRALDPTVMVVTNLFRDQLDRYGEVDTVAGMLREGLAAAGPGATLVLNADDPSVAGLAEGWPGRVHWFGLDVPELHREAAGATDARWCSCGGDFAYARRYFAHVGWWRCTQCGRARPAPETEGRRVELGLDRTRFEVPGLGIAAMRLAGLYNVYNALAAIAAGRALGLPAAAIRAGLADARAAFGRQEVVALEGRELWLLLTKNPAGANQVLLLLEQAGGPDLAVAGLLNDRFADGQDVSWIWDVDYELLAGRVVRCWAGGDRAEDLALRFDYAGWPAPLAVELAPGALLDAILAGTAPGERVFVIPTYTAMLDLRAELVRRKAVRSALE; this is encoded by the coding sequence ATGACACCGGTTCGGACGATGGGGGCGGTCGCGGCCGCGAAGCTGACCGGGGCGGCGACGCGGGCCCTCCGGCGGGGAAGCGGGACGGCGCTCCCGGGGCTCGTTGCGACCCGGATCGACCCGGGGGTGGTGGCGCGGCTGGGGCGGCAGCTCGGCGGCGGCCGGGTGCTGGTGACGGGAACGAACGGGAAGACCACGACGGCGCGGCTGCTGGCGGCGATGCTGCATGCGGCGGGCCGGGGCTACGTACACAACCGTGAGGGGAGCAACCTGGTCCGCGGGTTCGCGAGCACGCTGGCGGCGCGGGCGGACTGGCGCGGGCAGATCCCGGGCGCGGCTCAGCTGACCGGGCTGTTCGAGACCGATGAGGCGACCTTCCCGGCGGCGGTCCGGGCGCTCGACCCGACGGTCATGGTGGTGACGAACCTGTTCCGCGACCAGCTGGACCGGTACGGGGAGGTGGATACGGTGGCCGGCATGCTGCGCGAGGGGCTGGCCGCGGCAGGGCCGGGCGCGACGCTGGTGCTGAACGCTGACGACCCTTCGGTGGCGGGGCTGGCCGAGGGGTGGCCGGGACGGGTCCACTGGTTCGGGCTGGACGTCCCGGAGCTGCACCGCGAGGCCGCCGGGGCGACGGATGCGCGGTGGTGCAGCTGCGGCGGCGATTTCGCCTATGCGCGGCGGTACTTCGCGCACGTGGGCTGGTGGCGGTGCACGCAGTGCGGGCGGGCCCGGCCGGCACCGGAGACGGAGGGGCGGAGGGTAGAGCTCGGGCTCGACCGGACGCGCTTTGAGGTGCCGGGGCTGGGCATCGCGGCGATGCGCCTCGCCGGGCTGTACAACGTGTACAACGCGCTGGCGGCCATCGCGGCCGGGCGTGCGCTCGGGCTGCCCGCGGCGGCGATCCGGGCCGGGCTGGCAGACGCGCGGGCGGCATTCGGCCGGCAGGAGGTGGTGGCGCTGGAGGGGCGCGAACTCTGGCTGCTGCTGACGAAGAACCCGGCGGGCGCGAACCAGGTGTTGCTGCTGCTCGAGCAGGCCGGGGGGCCGGACCTGGCAGTGGCAGGGCTGCTGAACGACCGTTTCGCGGATGGGCAGGATGTGAGCTGGATCTGGGACGTCGACTACGAGCTGCTGGCGGGGCGGGTCGTTCGGTGCTGGGCCGGCGGCGACCGGGCGGAGGACCTCGCGCTGCGGTTCGACTACGCGGGCTGGCCGGCGCCGCTGGCGGTGGAGCTTGCACCGGGGGCGCTGCTCGATGCGATCCTCGCGGGGACCGCGCCGGGGGAGCGGGTGTTCGTCATCCCGACGTACACGGCGATGCTCGACCTGCGGGCCGAACTGGTGCGGCGGAAGGCGGTCAGGAGCGCGCTGGAGTAG
- a CDS encoding XdhC family protein, translating to MLELTQRLIDAAEGGAPVLLAVLVDPGPLPLAPGARLLVEPDGRTLGSLGDPALDAAVARAAPGLFARHGARTLYAAGETLAERHTEGAPAIYVEVVESRPTFLVVGAGHIGRALARLANFLGYRVAVIDDRPDFADPALIPEADEVICDDFEAALERFPIGPSTTIVLVTRGHKQDELSLRKCLGRGAAYLGMIGSRRRTTAVLDHLRAEGFPEAELDRVRTPIGLDIGAETPEEIAVSIVAEVILLRRGGTGAPMYYRARRGPTPARS from the coding sequence ATGCTCGAACTGACACAACGGCTCATCGACGCCGCCGAAGGAGGCGCCCCCGTCCTCCTCGCCGTGCTCGTCGACCCCGGCCCCCTCCCCCTTGCGCCGGGGGCCCGCCTCCTCGTCGAGCCCGACGGCCGCACCCTCGGCTCCCTCGGCGACCCCGCCCTCGATGCCGCCGTCGCTCGCGCCGCGCCCGGCCTCTTCGCGCGGCACGGCGCCCGCACCCTCTATGCCGCCGGCGAAACACTCGCCGAACGCCACACCGAAGGCGCCCCCGCCATCTACGTCGAAGTCGTCGAATCCCGGCCCACCTTCCTCGTCGTCGGAGCCGGCCACATCGGCCGCGCCCTCGCCCGCCTCGCGAACTTCCTCGGCTACCGCGTCGCCGTCATCGACGATCGGCCCGACTTCGCCGACCCCGCCCTCATCCCCGAGGCCGACGAGGTCATCTGCGACGACTTCGAAGCCGCCCTCGAGCGGTTCCCCATCGGCCCCTCCACTACCATCGTGCTCGTCACCCGCGGCCACAAACAGGACGAACTCTCCCTGCGGAAATGCCTTGGCCGCGGCGCCGCCTACCTCGGGATGATCGGCTCCCGGCGCCGTACCACTGCCGTGCTCGACCACCTCCGTGCCGAGGGCTTCCCCGAGGCCGAACTCGACCGCGTCCGCACCCCCATCGGGCTCGATATCGGCGCAGAAACGCCCGAGGAGATCGCCGTCAGCATCGTTGCCGAGGTCATCCTCCTCCGCAGGGGCGGCACCGGCGCCCCCATGTACTACCGCGCCCGCCGGGGCCCTACTCCAGCGCGCTCCTGA
- a CDS encoding histidine phosphatase family protein, translating into MERRATRLLLTRHGQTVANVEGRFCGHSETELTALGREQARALGRRLAGTRIDACYTSDLGRAIATARLALGERGIAPVPRAELRERHYGVWELEREEDVRRRDPQRFAQMEAEDPAWQPPGGETTTMVRVRTFAALREIAAAHRGGTVLVVGHGTMLNCLLSMVLGMPETHVFRFDVRHCALFEVEERSGRLVVVRMNDAAHLDGLE; encoded by the coding sequence GTGGAACGACGGGCGACGCGGCTGCTGCTGACGCGGCACGGGCAGACGGTGGCGAACGTTGAGGGGCGGTTCTGCGGGCACAGCGAGACGGAGCTGACGGCGCTCGGCCGGGAGCAGGCGCGGGCGCTGGGGCGGCGGCTGGCCGGGACGCGGATCGATGCCTGCTACACCTCAGACCTTGGGCGGGCCATTGCGACTGCGCGGCTGGCGCTGGGCGAACGCGGCATCGCGCCGGTCCCGCGGGCGGAGCTGCGGGAGCGGCACTACGGGGTGTGGGAGCTGGAGCGGGAGGAGGACGTGCGGCGGCGCGACCCGCAGCGGTTCGCGCAGATGGAGGCGGAGGACCCGGCATGGCAGCCGCCCGGCGGCGAGACGACAACGATGGTGCGGGTGCGAACCTTCGCGGCGCTGCGGGAGATTGCCGCCGCGCACCGGGGCGGCACCGTGCTGGTTGTCGGGCACGGCACGATGCTGAACTGCCTCCTTTCGATGGTGCTGGGGATGCCGGAGACGCACGTGTTCCGCTTCGACGTTCGGCATTGCGCCCTGTTCGAGGTTGAGGAGCGGAGCGGGCGGCTGGTGGTGGTGCGGATGAATGACGCGGCCCACCTGGACGGGCTCGAGTGA
- a CDS encoding rhomboid family intramembrane serine protease produces MIPVGDSTRRHSTPWVTYAIILANFTIFIAMLGMDATVPRATPGATQRFVEQTAGPCYGYRAPPNDLNEFICRWGFQPKEFFDTVRGESGLTGAARRQALLAIVTAVFIHGGWLHILGNMLFLWVFGDNIEDRLGKLGFLAFYLASGVVASLVQGLMDPTSVVPVVGASGAVAGVLGAYLVWFPRSTVHVVIPFFILLFIPLPVPAFLMIGLWFLQNLFAGYATIVDTASTGGGVAWFAHIGGFLFGALVAMTGVGRRRR; encoded by the coding sequence GTGATCCCGGTCGGCGACAGCACGCGGCGGCATTCGACGCCGTGGGTGACGTACGCGATCATCCTGGCGAACTTCACCATTTTCATCGCCATGCTGGGGATGGACGCGACGGTGCCGCGGGCGACGCCCGGGGCGACGCAGCGGTTCGTGGAGCAGACGGCAGGCCCGTGTTACGGCTACCGGGCGCCGCCGAACGATTTGAACGAGTTCATTTGCCGGTGGGGGTTCCAGCCGAAGGAGTTTTTCGACACGGTCCGGGGCGAGTCGGGGCTGACCGGCGCGGCGCGGCGGCAGGCGCTCCTCGCGATCGTGACGGCGGTGTTCATCCACGGGGGCTGGCTGCACATCCTGGGGAACATGCTGTTCCTCTGGGTGTTCGGCGATAACATCGAGGACCGGCTGGGGAAGCTGGGGTTCCTGGCGTTCTACCTGGCCTCGGGGGTGGTCGCGTCGCTCGTGCAGGGGCTGATGGACCCAACGAGCGTGGTGCCGGTGGTGGGGGCGAGCGGGGCGGTGGCCGGGGTGCTGGGGGCGTACCTGGTGTGGTTCCCGCGGTCGACGGTGCATGTGGTCATTCCGTTCTTCATCCTGCTGTTTATTCCGCTGCCGGTGCCGGCGTTCCTGATGATCGGGCTGTGGTTCCTGCAGAACCTGTTTGCGGGGTACGCGACGATCGTGGACACGGCATCGACGGGCGGCGGGGTTGCGTGGTTCGCGCACATCGGGGGGTTCCTGTTCGGGGCGCTGGTGGCGATGACGGGGGTGGGGCGGCGGCGCCGGTAG